Within Chaetodon auriga isolate fChaAug3 chromosome 7, fChaAug3.hap1, whole genome shotgun sequence, the genomic segment ATTCATAGATTCCTCATGTTGTATGGCCATACAAAGACGAACCAGCAGTGACTTGGGAGGCGAAGCTCTCTAAAGCACTTAATTCCTATGAATTTGATACAGTCACAGTATTTGGAAGTCAAAAATGGCGACATCTGCTGGCTGCACCCTCGGTACAGCTGCTTTGCATAGATAGATTTAATCCGAGACCATGATGAGACAGTcagaaaatacatgtttatACCGCGTCTGCTGCTATTCAGTTCAATAGAACGTGTTTTACAAATAGTTCTCTTCTGATGCAGATTAATGGAAACATCTCGTAAACACGCGACATCTCCTGAGATGAGTGTGACGTAACGAGGTGGGTGTTGGATTGGTCACGTGAGTTTTGGCGTGGCGAAGCAACGCATCGAAACATCTTGCTGCGATACTGCTACTTGGAAAGGCTGATACTGTGTGGGGTGGTCTGGTTCGATTGTAACATCACTACAAACTACACTTGTTTGTAAGTATCTACGTCCACCTTGCCATCAAGATGAGGGTCCTCGCCGTGTCCAGTGTGACTCTGCCTCTGTTAGCCGCCCGAACAGCTAGCGTCAACGCAGTCTATGAGTTAGCTAATCTGAACTAGCTAGCTAAAATTAGACGTCGAATTTAAATCATCACAGCCTATAAGTGGTGTGAACATGAGAGAGAAAGATCTAAATTTAcctaattaaacacaaatatatattcCAATACTTGAACGTGCTTACTAACAACGTGAGGTTATCAGTGCTATTAGGGGAACAACAAACTACGATTTGGGAGTGGGCGTACGTTAGTGGGACTGTTTCATGGGAATTGAACTGAAAGGAAAAAGCTTCCAAGTTTTCTCACTGTCAGGTAATTCGCTGCAACAGATCAGCGGGAAACGACCTGTTTATAACCATTGTTTGTTACTGTGAGTTGGTGTATCGATTTCAGTTCAGCTAATATGTCACGTTGTTTGTCCATTGTTTTCCAGATTTGATCATTTGCTGTGTCCACACCAATCGGTATAATGGACGGCGAAGTGGTGGTAGTTACCAATCCCATCGTGAAGGTGCGCTTAACGACCAGCATCTCCCAGTTTGAGATTCAGCGCAAGTTCAGTAAAGGGATCAGTATAGCAGAACTGAAGGTGAGACTTAGTTTACCGTATATCATACATGATACGCCTCAAAACATGCATAAGTTGGCTCTACAGGCCAGACCTAAACTGCACAATGCACTTCAAATTGagatttttgtttaatttctacCTTCATGTTTTAGAGACCTAAAAATACGTTACTTGTATTACATGTACAAATTTCTTTACATTGTAATTAGGTAAAGTTAGAGATGGTTGTGGGCGCACCTGCCTCCTGCATGGACCTGGAGTTGTTCAGCGCCTCAGACAAGTTCCTGCAGAAATTGGATGACAATGATGCCTTGCTGGGTTCCTATTCTGTGGATGATGACTGCAGAATACATGTATGTAGATACTTGGTTTTGAAGCACTTTCAATACAGCAGTCCAGACCACTTTCCTATTGTAGTAAAATGTAGGCAGCGACGTTTTCAGATCAGTCTCTGTGTTCAAATATAATTCTTTGTTCCAGCAGGTTAAAACAAACTTGCTTCAGATAAGATAACATGCATATGATTTGAACAACAAATTGTGTGAAATTacacactaaaaacaacataatcATCCTTTTCACCTGGAGGCCTAATGAGCACTTAAGTTCACCAATAACAACAATTGCAACCTACAACTGTATTACTATGTATGTAGCAAGAAGGATAAGAAGAATCAGCCACTTATCACTGTCTTGATTACCTTGCTTGTTTCATGCTGAAGTTATATGCATTTTTTGGCTAAAACATGCATAACTATGTGGCCTTTTTTGAAAGTGTCTTGTCTCATCCTGATCACAGGTTACTGACAGAAGTGGTCAGATGGCCGAGCTcactgatgtttccaaagtggacaGATTTGAAATGTCAGATGATGCTTATGATAAGAGAACAGGTATGGTCTGACAACCTCAAGCTTCTCTCCAATTTGTAATTTTtataaacctttttttccccctgtgcTTTTGGTATTAAGGAAAAAGACATAGTTCCTCAGTTTTATGATCAAATAAGGCCATTACAGCAGCAAATCATAATATTATAGCTACACAATGAATATAATATTGGAGACTTAGCTGAATTGATTAGTTGACAACTAAGTCAATCCCCTAAAAATTATACATTTATTATCAATCAGTGGACACAGACAATGATTGGTAAAGCAATTGATCATGAAAATGTTGGTTGTTTCGCCAAgtacaaaagtacaaaacaatTACAATACCACCATCATCATGTGGCATCTGAGCTTTGATTATTAAGAAAGATTTATATTCATGCTAACTATTGACAAATGTTGTAAAGGAATTGTCCGATCGTATTTAAAAGAAGATGTTTTGCAGAATCCACAGTCTGTTTTTAAGTGCCCTGTGTTTAGTGCAATCCAACTTTTTTACTTCAGATTCAGCACGGTCATTCATGAAGAAACATCGTATTGGTCAATACAATGAGGAAGAATTGGCCAAGAAGAAAGCTGGGCTTGCTGCTCGGATGGAGGAACAGAAGGCTGCTTCTGATGCCATTCCTGTTGGCAGCCGATGCAAAGTGCAGGTCCCTGGGCAACCCACGAAGCTTGGCACAGTCATGTATGTTGGTAAGTGTGGATAAAGCTTAGCTGTTTACTTTCTTTAGGACATTGGTTTAATTCCCGTGCAACTTAGGATTTTCTCTCCAACAGTCCAGACTTTGTTGTCATTTGCGATGGCCATCACATTCAAGCTATGCAGGAGGAATTGAAACACCTTTTATGCATTGCTCCACATGTTTTAGGAGACCACTGCTGATGTGTTTCTTGTGCTGgtgtggtttgttttgtctgtgttttggaaGCTGTTGTCAATGTCCACATAAATCAAGTGGCCTAAATAATTCTTCACATGTcatcaaatgtgaatgtaatTATTTAAAGTCAAATTTGTTTGAGTGCTGAGCCTAAATAATCTTTCACTGCAAGTAATTCATTGAGTCAGGTACTGTAGTTGGTCAGTGAAAGAAATTATGATTAACCATCTTcaggttttgttgttgcttgATCTAGAGAGGCATAATGTGGCTTAGAACAATTGTCCAAATTTACGGTATAGTAATCTCTGATCTTGCatataatataaaaaatacTTAGCTAGAACCAGTCAATAAAGATGAATAAACTAAAAAATTGATTGGATTTAAGATGTCTAACATCATGATAGGGAGTTTACTAAGCAAACAACAGCTGTAAGAGTGGGAGTATTTGGTGTACTGAACAGTGTTGTAACGTTCATTGCAGGTACAACAGATTTCAAGCCAGGCTATTGGGTGGGTGTGAAGTATGATGAGCCCCTGGGAAAGCACAATGGAACGTAAGAGCGCtatcttctttgtctttttgaagTTACACACAATTTTGATCACATTGGTTTTGCATTTGACCCCCTTTTATTAATTGTGTCTCCACAGTGTTGAAGGGAAGCAATACTTTGAATGTGAGAACAAATATGGTGGATTTGTGAAGCCCCTGAGTGTGACTGTGGGAGACTTTGCCGAGGAGGATTACGGTTTGGATGAGATGTAGGACTGTAATAAGTATAATGGAAGGACAGGAGTGTTTTCTGCCCTGAAATTTGAGCATCAACTTCAAGATGTTATCCATTCACCAACCAGAGAAAAGTTCTTATTGTTaattaaagttttgttttgcttctctgGAAGGCATGATCCAAAGAGTGGCACTTAAAGGTCTTTTAGGTTCAAGTTCTCTCTCACTAAGACCAATGCAACCTGATAGAGATGAATGTCACTTAGCACATCTCCTAGTGTGCTGGGTATGATGATAATTCAGGATAAATGCAAGAGGAGCTCACACCATCTTAGTTTGTTAAAGAAGAGGGTTTTTGTTGCATGTAAGGCAACATGATGAAGGTTAATTTGTAGTCCTGTTCAATTTCATTCAATTGCTTTTAGTAGTACGTGTTGCTCCCAGGTTTTCTCAAGATGAGTGTGTTCTTTGTAATCTGAATGTCAATATTGACAATTTGGGCAGCAACTCCATCTCTCTTCACTTAGATCACACCAGTTTGTTCAAAGATGATTGTATATAACTGTTTCTAGTTAGCTTTAGTCTAAATGTAATTTGCTGATGGGTGGTCCAATGATTGGACAGCAGTctgttaaaggaaaaatccCCCCTAAAATACTTTGACGCTAAAATAAAAAGATGGGATTGTACCCTGTATCCCTGACTAACATGATGTCACATACTGCACACGTCTTGAATTCAGTTGAGCTGGACAgactttttccagtctttgcttAAAATTAGTGCGTAATGGTAAAACTCATTCCATCATATTTCACTCATGATTGACAGACAAATTTTAAGAGAAACGAACCATAAATCCTCACCAATGGTCACAGCTGTTAGTTGTATTTTGAGTCAGGGGTACCACCCTCACCTCTTCTGAGATAAATCTTGTTTTCCTGTGTGCTATATTTGCAGTTATTGCTATCTACATCAGTGTACAATGCCTGGAATAAGAGTGAAAGTATGCAAGGGTCAATATTTCCTTTAACAACTCTTTAAATTCCTTAAATTTCATCTTGTGTTTCTATGTAGTATGTCTTTTTCATCCTTTGAAGTTTacaaaagaaatgtaaatgaattatttttgtggtttattttcaatgaaatgtcATTGCCACACATACAAAAATGTAGTGTCCTCGTTTCCTTTTCTAAACTGATCTCTAAGGTGCTGGTGTTACTATGTGCCAAAGGGTAatgcataataataaaaatgttttgccAGTATACAAGTTTACCAGATTGAGTTGATTTGTCTGTACATGTATCTCTGAGgtttctcccttttcctcttgAAAGGGTTTTTGTGGAGTCCTTGTCTGAACTAAATTGGATTTGTGATTTTGGCCTATATTAATAAAACTGGCTTGAATTGATGGGATAAGGAAGCAACATTATACTGCAACTGTATAGTGCAAGCATGTAAAGAATAAAAATCCTTATTCAATTACTTTGCTTGCTTTGCTGAGAAATCAATGAGAGCAATGCAGTTTgaatggagaaaaaacaaaaacatacatttccTGGACACAATGCATTCAAGGCAACAGGACAAGATGCAGAATAAAGATCCTAATGAAAGCCACAAGTCGACAAATAGAGTTCTTTCTCACACTAAGTGTTGCTGACCTTTTCAGACCCTTTGCCTTCTACATAAACACTGGATGTTGCTGTAATCCCTAAGCTGCTTCTAGAATATTCATTTTAGAGGTATTATCAGCAAAGTATACTTCAAACAATAACGTGAATGTACTCATGACAGAATAGACCTCTTTCAGTGTTATTACCTTGTTGGATTATTACGATTTATGATTAGGTTATGTATTATCGAGTTAAAAATGCAGTGTTTGCCCCTGAAATACGGTGGAGTAGAAGTACTATAGCGTTTAAATAAATACGACATAGTCGAGGCTTCATTTTAGTTTGGAGAAAGCTTGCATTGCATGACTAAGCGCAGTGTTTCATGCTGTTTCATCAGCTTTGTCACAAAAAGCAGCTTACAATATTTATCAGCCTCACAGTTTTCATCACTCCCCGAAGACTCGCGTCACTACAATGACGCTACAACTGACATCTCGCGAGACCGAGCGCAGTTTCCCAGCCAGCAGTGTggtgtggcgtgtgtgtgcgacagAGACAAGGAAAGATGGCGACGCGGGAGAGCGAAGCAACCAAAGCTACCGTGAGCAACGGCGAGGTAAAATGAATGACACTCATATGTACTTTAGGGTAAGGGGCTGGTTTTGTCCGCCTGAGCGTTAAATGCGGGGCCGTTCACGTTAAAACATGTTACCTATCGTTACACGAGCCCTAGTGACGTTGTCAGTGCCGGTCGGTTTTAAAACGACCCCCTCCTGCCGTTAACGATGTGTTGAGAAATCCTGAGTGTTAGCGAGCAGATGTACGGAGGGATAGTGGCGTTAGCGGTCACATCGCACCTCGAGATATCCAGTTACATAAAATTGTCAAGATAATGAGTGAGTCAAAGTGTGATAGTGTGAGccagctgcagtgtgtcagaTAGTTAGCTATCACAAGGCCTGAACCGGAGCAACGCAGCTGGGCTCGATTCACCAGGTCAGTGCGAGGCAGCTCTCAGACATTTCTAACTTAACGTGACTGCTAAAGCTTATGTCACctgctttttatttacagtcattTCCAGCGTTAACTGTACGCTTTAGGTGCATTTTGTAAGCCTCACAGTGAAGGTTCACTTGGTAGCTCACCTTGTTAACGCTGACAGGTTAACGCAGATCAATCAGGTGTAGCCATCGTCAAATTTGGCTAACGCTGGAAAACGCTTACTGAAGTGGTCATAATAGCAGATGTTGGAGGTAATAAGGGTTATATTCAGGCAGCTGGTAATTATTTCCGGAGTGACAAATGTCTGTCACAAGTTACCAGAGGTCAAAGTGAATCATCGCTCCTTCAGAGGCAAATCACTGGTCTCCTTTATGCTTAATCCAAAGTCTGTCCGTCTGtggccaaacaaacaaacaaacaaacaaggactTCCAGCGAAAACATTTATATGAGGAAACAAGCAAATTGTAAAGCTCTAGCAAATACTTGTACTCTTTATGAAAGATCAAGACCATCCTGTATGGTTTCAGTTTTAATTCCAGTTTTTTCAGTTTACGCCTCACCTGTATTAGCATTACACTGAAATCACAGATCTGAAGCATAGATAAAGCAAACTTACATTCCTAACTAATCTCAACATTTGTCACTGTTTTGAAGGTATTTCTAGAAAGTCTCTTTCAGCCATGCAAGTAAGGATGTAGTTGCAACTCTGAAACAGGCCACAAATTCGTGTTGTAAAGGgatcacagtatttttttttttatccattcaGTCAGAGGTGTCTTGTTAGGACTCtggaaaaactgacaaaaaaaagtggctGAATGTTAATCGTTTGAAGAGATGACAGATTTATCTTGCAGAATAACAGATGCCTAGCTCAGTAAGTCAAATCTAATGGTAGCAGAAAAGTGGTAGAAACAAGGGCAAGGGTACAATGTGCGCCAAGTGTCTCTTTTGTAATAAAATTGCTCTGTCAGGATAAACGCGCTGTTAGTGTCAGATGAGGCACTTGCGTTGCTCTCGAGGCCCACTGCTGGTGAATCAGTTGAAAGAAATTTCAGCAATATGAATCTCGAGGAAATAtaattgtctttgtgtttgctctACTTCTCAATTTGTCAAGTTTTGATTTAATAACTTCTGTCAGTTATTTGAATTTTCCTTGCATTACATGTCCTCTGAATGTGGAAAGATTATCTTCGATGtagcagagacagaaagcttTTTCAGCCATTAGTAACTGACACACATTTGACAGACATGCCTTTTATGTCCTTATTTAAAAGCCTAATATTGCATACTAGCTTGCTTCCCCCCGTAGGATACACCATGCGTGCTAAACACTACCAGAGCAATCACCACTTCTCTGTGAATGACCAACTTCTCCAAACTTttcaccctcttcctctcagacaAACTCATTCAGTGTTCAAACCAGCGTCAAGCATTTACCCTGCAGCCTGAATAGGTGGTTAATTTTTAATCCTTGTTCAGAGTGTGTAAATTGTAATTTATTATCTTGAGCTGGGACAGATAACCTGTTTTTGTTGCTTAGCATAGTGGTGATCCGTGTGTGTCATGGTTATTGCGCGGATCCCTCCAGGAGACAGAGATCCATGTCTCTGATAATGGAATGGCTTCTATTTTAACACAACAGGACATTGCAAGGAGGATGAAAAGCTCTATTTTGAGCCCCTGCCTTGGCCTTGAAATGCTCTGTTTATGATGGTGCTAGGCCAGTGGCTTATCATGAACCTTTGCATTTTCACTGTTCACTCATTTCTAGGCCTTCTTGGCACCCTGATAAATGGTCAAACCTGCTTAGCggaaaacatgttttaccctcaagtgttgtttgtttctaGAGGCCAGCCTCTGAAATCCCTTGTGCTGGTGACAATTGGGGGAGATTAGACGTTTAGATAGTGAATGAGTCTCATGACTTGGCATGCGCTTGTGTATTGTGTCACTTGAATAGAATGTGGCCTTGCTGGTGGGGTGGGAGGGGGTTACATcaacagactgaaacaaaccACTGACACGTTTTTACTTTATCTTTAGCATGCAAATATGCATGCTGGCACTCACATGAGTTTGACCTCAGGGTTATTCAAACTATGCAAAACTTCACAGGTTCTGTTTTGATTATGATAGTTACACAGTCAATATCAATTTTGACGGAGTGATTAATCTATCCGTTGCATGTCTACAGCAaccattattttcttttcatcactcTGTTGAAATGTCTAAATTCaaattaatttgatttatgATTAGATAAAcatagaaaaacagcaaatgatcaGATTTGAGAAGGTATAGTGAGAAAACATTGGAAATTTTTGCTTGCTATAAATGATTATTAAAAAAGTATTGCCATGCGCGTGAAATTTGCTTTAGAGATAATTCGACATTTTCTGATAAGTTTACAAATTTTCATTCACTGTCAGAGACAAGGACATGCTGTTATCTGCTGATAAATAATGTTGTTAAGATTTTAGttgatattttatttaaaactgCAGACCTACTAAGGCAAACAGACAATGCAGACAGTTATTATTACAGCACACAATTAttaaaacattcacattaaatAGTCATTTAACTTCAGCAATGGTGTcttcatttgttattattaaatCTGAATCGAATCCAAAAAACCAAGAACATGACAGCAAAAAACCCGTACCGGTCGAATTAACTGCTTTATACACACAGTCTGGGATGAGTTGTGTTTTTGACACCTGATCTCCACCTTAAAGATGTACCATATACTCTCTGTGTTGACTGGAGACTGATAGTGGATCAGTGCCCTATAAATTTCACTGTGTCATTGTATCACCACTTAAAGCTCTCAGtaaagtacagtacagtatccACTCACAGATTTAAAGTACATGACGGCCCCCTTTACAGCCAGtaaagctgttttattttgatgacaGACTTCTTCACATGATGCCATTGCTGCTCCACCATTGTGACTTTGTTTGGGTATACTGACTGTGTCTTTATGGTTATAGGTCAGCAGCAATGGAACTGCTGCAACAACAGATGGCCAGACTGTGCAGACAGCTGGAAATGCACAGgatcctcagcagcagcagcagcagcagcaacagcagcaacaagcacCTAATGCATGGCAGGTCATCAAAGGAGTGCTCTTCAGGTGAGGTtctccttttgtcctttttccttCTCGCTCTCTGTTTACGAGCAGAGACAACCAGCCTACGGATGAAGACCGACTTTGATACAGTGGGTGTAATAATTAACAACATGATGTCATATATTGTGGTGGTGTCACAATCCAAATGAAAGTGGAAAGTAAATGGAAAATTCAGATGACGTTGACCTCGTTTTTACAGAGTTGACTGTTCCAGATCTCTGTGCAGAGTTTATACTCTGTTTTACCTCTCTGGCTGCCATTTTACCTGAATTTGGCCTTTTAAAATCCAGgttttttcccccaaaattgttgttgatgatttctgttttgttacAGTTTTTAGTGACAATTTGTCCTGGCTGGGCTTGGTGGGTTGACAAGGGTCAGATCTCTAATTATGGTCTGTTAGTGTTCACTGTATTGTTCACTGTATTTACTCAGTTGCTCAGTAAGTACAACTTTCTGTCTGGctgatgaacaaaaaaaaatcctgcaccACTGATTGCTTTTTATGCCGTTTTTGTTAATGAATGACTTTCATCGGGTAAAATTCCCAAGTAAGCGACGGTGTGCAGGATTTTTTGACAGACTTTAGCAGTCGGAGTTGAATGCTCCAATGCACAGGTCTGCTCTTTGTAGGAAATGATGGCTGGttgctgtgtgttgctgtgtagTGATTGTAGATTTGAGTAGTTTTCAGGGTAATTTCACAGttgattttcctgtttttacagATTCAGGAATCCGTTAATGTTGAGGGATATATTCCTGTATGACCAAAAGGACAGTACCTCAGTAGCGAGCGTTATTTTGCACTAAAGATGCTCATGTAAAGCACAGCATGTACGGGACTGCTACCAGTGCAGTACTTTTTGGCACCTAGTTTGTATAAAACCCTGCCTTTGCCAAGCAGTTACTttgccagccaatcagcagccacTTGAGAACAGGTCCATTTATTAGATTAAAAAGATTATGTTGCATTAAccatttaaaacacactttcattgGTACCTTTTTCCTGCAGTTGTTAATGGAAGATTGCCCTCATAGCCAAAGGACAAATCATTTGTCATTCAGCCAATTAACCAAAACAATATCCACACAATTCTCTACTTATTCCTACACTGCAGCATCCTAATACGTGATTGTATAATGGATCCCAGAACAAACGTGGGCTGCGATACAATAAAGATTAAAATAGTGCCATCCACCACTTAtccaaaatgtcacatttatgaCAGCCGAGCTCAGAAGTAGGAGCTTACAAGAGGTGTCTGAGGGCATGCAACGTGTGAACCAGTGAATCAGTGAGTTGCAGAATTTTGCTGCGGTCATTTTGTTTGGCTGTGATTGAGTTTAGTTTTCATGTCCTCCATCACTTAGAGACAGTTGTAACTTTTGATGAGTATTTGGTGAAAAACGGATGAAAACTGACAGGATTGTTTCAGATCATTTCGTCTCTTTTGAGCTGACAAACACGAAACTAAGATCTTGTCTgaagtgggtgtgtgtttgtgagcatgaTGTACATCGTGCACCACATCAAGCCACCAGCCTATCAGTTAACAATAATGCGTGTATAATGAATCCTTCATTATACATTTAACTGTCATATCAGACAGAAAATTCATTATTTATCTGCGAGTTGAACCCACAACAACCAAAGAGGAAAGTGAACAATGAACAAAACCACAAAGGGAGGTTGGAGGTTGgactaataaaaatgaaaagatcgGTCAGTTCTTGATATTCTTTAATATTTTGCAGTCTTTTCTTTGCCACAGAGGACTATGTTCTTCCTTCACTTCCAAGTTTGTCTCCTTAGATCTGTCACTGATTCATGATGTAGGAAAGGCACGTCTCTTATCGTATGAATGTAATGCAGTTTGACTGGCTGGTTAAATCTGATTAGCCTCCTTGTGGTCTGACTCTCCTGGAGCAGCTCCTCACATCTCAAGAGAAAAGGAGTTTGTCATGCTGGTGTATCCACCATTTCTCCATTTACAATCATATTAACTCTGTCTTTTATTAGTTTTCTCTGTTATCTTTGACTGTAAATCCATATTCATCAAATCACCCTGTCCTCTGATTGTGTTTGCACTTATTCCTCTAGAATCTTCATAATCTGGGCAATCAGTAGTTGGTTCCGTCGAGGGCCGTCCACTCCAGACCCCAACGCACCAGCTGGGGCACCCAGAGTACCCAGCAGGAACCTCTTCCCCAAGGACACCCTCATGGTATTACACCTGTCCCCTCTGTCCGTTGCCTTATCTGCACAGCCAGCTGCTTCATCAGACatattttaattgaattgaTGCTGTTCATTCCTAAAGAGCCGTCATGGTCCCCTCAAGTATTTCGACAGCAAaccgtctctccctctcagacTAACTCGATGTCTCTCCCCTGACTCTGTAATATCATAAACACCTTTATTTTCTCACCGTTCCTGCAGGACCTTTACGTCTACGTGTCACAGGAGGAGGTGTTCTCCGACTTCAACAACACAGAAGCCCTGTTCTGGTTCCACAGGGATCTGGTCTATGGAGACTGGACCACGGGGGAGAACGGGGACGGCTGTTACGAGCACTATAAGGAGATGGAGATCCCAGAGGTGGGGATAACTGAGGATGGAGGGGAGGTGCAGTGTGAGAGATATGCAGCTGGAGTGATTTGATAGACAGAAGGAGCAGGTGTTATTTTAGGAAATGAGCTAGATGTAGTTGAAGGGTAGGAAAGAAAGGTTAGTACTGTacaggtgtgtctgtctgagactcTAATTCTGCGTGCTGTTTGTTGTGTCCTTGCAGAAGGTGCAGCAGAACGGTTCCCTTTACATGCACGTCTACTTCACTAAAAGTGGATTCCACCCAGACCCCAAACGCAAGGGCCAGTATCGCAGACTGGCGACAGTTCATTCAACGCGAAGTAAGCACACGTGGAAAACTCGTGCTAAACAAAAGCTCTGCTAATACTAATTTCTGTGCGGTAATCTTTGCTGCTTTACTCTTTCAGTGCTGAATAAATTCAAGCGAAGAAAGTTTCTGAAGACCAAGAATCTGCTAACAGGAGAGACGGAAGCAGATCCTGAAATGATCAAGGTTGATAtgttttagtttcacttcaCTTTGTACGCTGCAGAGCTCGACTGATAAATCAACCAGACATGCGTACTGGCTGATATTAGCTCATTGTAGATATATCAGTATTAGTGTATATGTTGGCTGATCAGTCATaggaaaactgcagttttcaacCGAAAAATGTCTCACGTAGTCTGTATCTTGGtcacaattttaaaaaaagaaatccatatCGAGATTAATTGTTTATGTTAAAGTTATACCCTTGTTGGCTATAATGTTGTTAAATCTTCAATTTTAAAATATCTTTATGGGCCTCAGATATCAATCTGTCATCACTGCCATGTCTAATAAAAAATGCGCTTCCTCACAGCGGGCAGAGAGCCACGGTCCAGTGGAGATTATCTCTCACTGGCACCCCAACCTCACCATCAACATGGTGGATGACCACACTGCCTGGGTCAAAGGCTCGGTTCCCCCTCCTCTAGACCAGCGTAAGTTCCTCCCTCTCACCTCTTTACTGCATAATGCTGTACTGAGAGAAGTTCTGTTTGTGGCAAACCATCTTTGACATTTCCACTCTTCTACCTCATCAGATGTAAAGTTTGATGCCGTAAGCGGTGACTACTATCCCATTGTGTACTTCAACGACTACTGGAACCTTCAGAAGGACTACTATCCCATCAACGAGACCCTGACAGCACTCCCGCTCCGCCTTTCTTACTGCCCGCTGTCCCTGTGGCGTTGGCAGCTGTACGCCGCCCAAAATGCACGCTCGCCATGGAACTTCCTACCTGAGGACACCTACGAGCAGT encodes:
- the tbcb gene encoding tubulin-folding cofactor B, with product MDGEVVVVTNPIVKVRLTTSISQFEIQRKFSKGISIAELKVKLEMVVGAPASCMDLELFSASDKFLQKLDDNDALLGSYSVDDDCRIHVTDRSGQMAELTDVSKVDRFEMSDDAYDKRTDSARSFMKKHRIGQYNEEELAKKKAGLAARMEEQKAASDAIPVGSRCKVQVPGQPTKLGTVMYVGTTDFKPGYWVGVKYDEPLGKHNGTVEGKQYFECENKYGGFVKPLSVTVGDFAEEDYGLDEM
- the clptm1 gene encoding putative lipid scramblase CLPTM1, with amino-acid sequence MATRESEATKATVSNGEVSSNGTAATTDGQTVQTAGNAQDPQQQQQQQQQQQQAPNAWQVIKGVLFRIFIIWAISSWFRRGPSTPDPNAPAGAPRVPSRNLFPKDTLMDLYVYVSQEEVFSDFNNTEALFWFHRDLVYGDWTTGENGDGCYEHYKEMEIPEKVQQNGSLYMHVYFTKSGFHPDPKRKGQYRRLATVHSTRMLNKFKRRKFLKTKNLLTGETEADPEMIKRAESHGPVEIISHWHPNLTINMVDDHTAWVKGSVPPPLDQHVKFDAVSGDYYPIVYFNDYWNLQKDYYPINETLTALPLRLSYCPLSLWRWQLYAAQNARSPWNFLPEDTYEQSDEDQDSVKVALLETNPYLLGLTIVVSIVHSIFEFLAFKNDIQFWNSRQSLEGLSVRSIIFGVFQSLVVLLYILDNETNFVVQVSVFIGLLIDLWKITKVMDVRLNRENKIAGIFPRLVFTDKSTYVESSTKIYDDMAFKYLSWLLYPLFGCYAVYSLLYVEHKGWYSWVLSMLYGFLLTFGFITMTPQLFINYKMKSVAHLPWRMLTYKALNTFIDDLFAFVIKMPMMYRIGCLRDDVVFFIYLYQRWIYRVDPNRVNEFGTSGADQTRNNTAAAAPATAAAITDKPEGEKKND